The Glycine soja cultivar W05 chromosome 19, ASM419377v2, whole genome shotgun sequence genomic sequence ATCCGTATGGGATTTTTCCATAaaaatgccatttttttttgttggagacgaagaagaagaatcacAACGGCACGGGAAGcagacgaagaagaagaaccgCTAGGAACAACCATAAACACGAACGGTGACAGAAAGAAAAAGCGGCGTAGGAAGAGGAAGACGAACAAGAAGCGAAAGAAGAAGGCcataggaagaggaagaagaagatgaatggacCATAGGTGGCCGTAGGAACAGGAAGAAGAAGGATGCGTATGCGGTGGTGGTGATCGTAGGTACAGGGataggaggaagaagaaggccATACGGACACTAGCTTTATTTATATCATTAAGGTGAAGGACATTTTTGTCATTTCATCCTACGTGTTGGATGCAccaatgctgggtgcaccaagtAACTCCCCTCCATAGTTTGTGCATTGAAGTTTGTCCTTCTTGGCATTGTTGGGTTTATCATCAATAGAGGAATTCAAATTGGTAGGCTTTAGAAAACAAAGGCTAATTGAGAATGAACAAAATTGGTAGGCTTTAGAAAACAAAggttaattttatgtttaatatttatgaataaatgtaaaaatttcAATGATAAATTGACTTCACAAATCGATGGGTAAGACAAATGCCTTTTGGTTATACACGGAGAAAAAAtgcaaattattttgatattaggTAGTAGACAATCTGTTCTTTATCGAAGACAAATAATACATGCTAGAGAAAATAAGATTCTAAACAGGGTAAGCACATCAAACATTGGAAGTCACAACCGCTAAACTCAAATGAACTTTGATGCAACCCATGACCGATAATCACTATGCCTGCAATCACAAATcatcaaaaagaaaacaatttagtTAATGCATTCAACTGAAATCTTTCAATCTGTATTTAAAATTGCTGAgtccctgaaaaaaaaaaagaaaatctgtATTAACCTTGTTTGCAATGTTGTTTGAGAGCCAGTCAAGCCCTTCATAAAGCCCTTCACCAGATGTGGCACATGTGCTCTGGATATACCTGCACGTGAAGAACATGTAGATGACAATGGGTAACGGAAGGAGCAAGGAGACAAGTAAACTGCAgacaacaatattttatattaccagTGACGCTGACGAAGAGAATGAAGACCAAGCTTATCAGTTATTTCAGCAGCATTCATAGCATTTGGAAGATCTTGCTTGTTTGCAAAAACTAGAAGCACAGCATCTCTCAACTCATCCTGACAAAAATTATAGGCAGCCATACAagagaaataacaaaattaagctAGGAAAACGGGTCCTCTAAACTAAACTAAGCCAATTTCTCATATTGAATCGTTTACTACCTCATTCAACATCCTGTGCAGCTCATCCCTAGCTTCAACCACACGATCCCGGTCATTGCTATCAACCACAAAGATAAGCCCTTGGGTATTTTGGAAGTAGTGTCTCCACAGAGGACGGATCTAATAGGAAAAAGTTAGAAAACATTCGGTGTTCACTACTGTATCtcaaaaatttaattctaaataattctgagataaaaaaagatagcaAAAGGCCAAACATTAGACAATTTAAGCCATATATAGAAGTCAACCTATATAATGGTAACTAGATGTTCAGGACCATAGCCAGACCTTGCTACAGTATTGGATCCAAGCAACATACATTAAAAAAGAGAGTAGAAAATGCCAATTTAGTTaat encodes the following:
- the LOC114400862 gene encoding ADP-ribosylation factor-like — encoded protein: MGLSFTKLFSRLFAKKEMRILMVGLDAAGKTTILYKLKLGEIVTTIPTIGFNVETVEYKNISFTVWDVGGQDKIRPLWRHYFQNTQGLIFVVDSNDRDRVVEARDELHRMLNEDELRDAVLLVFANKQDLPNAMNAAEITDKLGLHSLRQRHWYIQSTCATSGEGLYEGLDWLSNNIANKA